From Asterias rubens chromosome 3, eAstRub1.3, whole genome shotgun sequence, the proteins below share one genomic window:
- the LOC117287893 gene encoding 26S proteasome complex subunit SEM1-like has protein sequence MADPKKTEKKIDLGLLEEDDEFEEFPAEDWGEDAEDPTDSNVWEDNWDDDNVEDNFSKQLRAELEKLGKKDQPEPMKT, from the exons ATGGCAGACCCAAAGAAAACAGAGAAGAAAATTGATCTTGGATTACTTGAAGAGGATGACGAGTTCGAAGAATTCCCCGCAGAGG ACTGGGGTGAAGACGCTGAAGACCCAACAGATTCCAATGTATGGGAAGACAACTGGGATGACGATAATGTTGAAGACAACTTTTCTAAACAATTGAG AGCTGAACTAGAAAAACTTGGAAAGAAAGACCAACCAGAACCCATGAAGACATAA
- the LOC117287892 gene encoding basic leucine zipper and W2 domain-containing protein 1-A-like, with protein sequence MSNKQQKPVLTGQRIRTRKRDEKEKYDPNGFRDTIVKGLNAAGFDLELVSKFLDTSGGKVDYKRYWETLFDILFAGGILAPGGTLVEHDDKTKVALCEFCLFSAEENIEAIKGVATVFQRLTRRYRYLGKKLEDDQMKKILSFLKSFSPSERNKLAMFTGLFLSTGEKPANCLESLFQETLVKEGISLEFCKVMFKAWLDEKDMNSVENILVKAALDRRLLEFIPSTKRSEAYFEKYFADAGLDQLVTFQQNLQHDDNKNFFKSELKELMQKDPPPSVKDLEATAKEIMVKTSLTEPEVIKLIWSCIMGIVEWNKKEELILDQALRHIKPYAPLLAAFNTQGSSELTLIYEIQDYCYNNISFMKTFQKLIVLLYKTDVLSEEQVLRWNRGTHTGKGKSVFCKQMKQFVEWLENAEEESDEEED encoded by the exons ATGAGTAACAAGCAGCAGAAACCCGTCCTCACAGGCCAGCGGATTAGGACCCGGAAACGGG ATGAGAAAGAGAAATACGATCCCAATGGGTTTCGCGATACAATTGTGAAAGGTCTCAATGCAGCTGGGTTTGATCTGGAACTTGTGTCCAAGTTTCTAGATACAAGTGGTGGCAAGGTTGACTACAAACGCTACTGGGAGACGCTCTTCGATATTCTTTTCGCTGGAGGAATCTTGG CCCCGGGAGGGACGTTGGTCGAACATGACGACAAGACAAAGGTTGCTCTCTGTGAGTTCTGTCTCTTCTCGGCGGAGGAGAATATCGAGGCTATTAAGGGGGTGGCCACG GTGTTTCAGAGATTGACGAGGCGTTACAGGTATCTGGGAAAGAAACTAGAGGATGATCAGATGAAAAAG ATCCTATCATTTCTGAAGTCATTCTCCCCATCTGAGCGTAACAAGTTGGCCATGTTTACGGGACTGTTCCTCAGTACTGGTGAGAAGCCTGCCAACTGCCTGGAGAGTCTCTTCCAGGAGACACTCGTCAAGGAAG GGATTTCGCTGGAGTTTTGCAAGGTGATGTTCAAGGCTTGGTTGGATGAGAAGGACATGAACAGCGTGGAAAACATTCTTGTCAAAGCCGCATTGGATAGAAGACTCTTG GAGTTTATACCCAGTACTAAACGATCTGAagcttattttgagaaatattttgcAGATGCTGGATTGGATCAGCTCGTTACCTTTCAG CAAAACCTGCAACATGATGACAACAAGAACTTCTTCAAGTCTGAGTTGAAGGAACTCATGCAGAAGGACCCTCCACCTTCAGTCAAAGAT TTGGAGGCAACTGCCAAGGAAATTATGGTGAAGACATCTCTCACTGAACCTGAAGTTATTAAACTG ATCTGGAGCTGCATCATGGGAATCGTGGAATGGAATAAGAAAGAAGAACTCATTTTGGACCAGGCTCTGCGACACATTAAG CCCTATGCACCTCTGTTGGCTGCCTTTAATACTCAGGGTTCATCAGAGTTGACTCTCATCTATGAAATACAG GATTACTGTTACAACAACATCAGCTTCATGAAGACTTTCCAGAAACTGATCGTGCTTCTCTACAAAA ccgACGTGTTGTCTGAAGAGCAAGTGTTGAGGTGGAATCGAGGAACTCACACTGGCAAAGGGAAGAGTGTCTTCTGCAAGCAGATGAAGCAGTTTGTGGAATGGTTGGAGAATGCTGAGGAAG AATCTGATGAAGAAGAAGACTAA
- the LOC117288491 gene encoding suppressor protein SRP40-like, which translates to MVVIVTAAPVKDPEEKESRRHDLSKDKESLLKRLQDLESEITGRRSNEDLNLKADSSNKRAESARSEVKASILNSALKRGSIPKAVEDPEVPSDDNEITDYEPYKEALKRLLDDEIERGHFVDQPFDDNDVGQETVADDEVEIGGSDLKSMFDDLDIDDLKQLLKAIKQNKQASEEEGEEDDNKIEEGEEEEEEEEEDGAGGFLQDISVDELQKLADDIREKNKDGVWTEEELQEATEVFVSRLSIRDLQQILAALRVKNQLVPSSSSEETEEVGMTDEELNDAIAALVSHVSTANLKRILAAIRARKQDESEEEDESSSSSSSSSSSSSSSSSSSSSSSSSSSQDDSEGSSSSDMDSASNGSSSNDRETQRHISEEEVMTSLMNFLSGLSSKDLNKTLLAVQMKKLAMKEASEKVASEYLGNYANNEEKNEETEAEKNEEEVSSSSSTLEPGPCAVEKHAVLEIIEGARLNGTPLLGAEVPNCDDDGFYDDIQCSGSMCYCVDKLGAATEGETTLWKAESLKCNQEQDGPTKIVTTDEAENEEGVDEVSDEVEEKEKDAGEEKLEQVEKDLLEMLKQQKRQKTKNELLNM; encoded by the exons ATGGTGGTGATTGTTACGGCTGCTCCAGTAAAAG atCCAGAAGAAAAAGAGTCAAGAAGGCATGACTTGAGTAAAGATAAG GAGTCACTTCTGAAAAGG CTCCAAGATCTAGAAAGCGAG ATTACTGGAAGAAGATCAAATGAAGATTTGAATTTAAAAGCAGATTCCTCCAATAAGAGAGCAGAGTCAgcaaggtcagaggtcaaagcAAGCATTCTTAAT TCTGCTTTAAAGAGAGGCTCAATTCCAAAGGCTGTTGAAGATCCAGAGG ttCCCAGCGATGACAATGAGATAACTGACTATG AGCCCTACAAAGAAGCTTTAAAACGTCTCCTGGATGATGAGATTGAGCGTGGCCATTTTGTCGATCAACCTTTCGATGATAATGACGTTGGACAAGAAACAG TTGCTGATGATGAGGTTGAGATTGGTGGAAGTGATTTAAAATCAATGTTTGACGATCTCGACATTGATGATCTGAAACAGTTACTCAAAGCCatcaagcaaaacaaacaag CTTCTGaggaagaaggagaagaagacgACAATAAGATTGaggagggggaggaggaggaggaggaggaggaggaggatggAGCTGGGGGATTCCTTCAAGACATTAGCGTTGACGAATTGCAGAAACTTGCAGATGATatcagagaaaaaaacaaag ATGGTGTGTGGACAGAGGAAGAATTACAAGAAGCAACAGAAGTGTTTGTGAGTCGTCTCAGCATCAGAGATCTTCAACAAATACTAGCTGCTCTAAGAGTAAAGAATCAACTTG TACCCTCTTCCTCCTCAGAGGAAACAGAAGAAGTTGGAATGACAGATGAAGAATTGAACGATGCAATTGCAGCTCTTGTTAGCCATGTCAGCACGGCTAATCTCAAAAGAATACTGGCAGCTATACGAGCAAGGAAACAAG ATGAAAGTGAAGAGGAGGATGAGTCTTCTAGTTCTAGTTCTAGTTCTAGTTCTAGTTCTAGTTCTAGTTCTAGTTCTAGTTCTAGTTCTAGTTCTAGTTCTAGTCAAGACGACAGTGAAGGATCCTCATCCAGTGACATGGATTCAGCCAGTAATGGATCCTCATCAAATGACAGAG aaacTCAACGTCATATTTCTGAAGAGGAAGTGATGACATCACTGATGAACTTTCTATCTGGTCTGAGTTCAAAGGATTTgaacaaaaccttacttgctgtACAGATGAAGAAACTGG CCATGAAAGAAGCATCAGAGAAAGTAGCATCAGAGTACCTCGGAAATTATGCAAATAATGAGGAGAAAAATGAGGAGACAGAGGCGGAGAAAAATGAGGAGGAGGTTTCCAGCAGTAGTTCCACACTAGAACCAGGACCTTGTGCCGTTGAGAAACACGCTGTCTTAGAGATcatagagggcgctagactCAACGGAACCCCTCTCCTTGGAGCCGAAGTACCCAACTGCGACGACGATGGGTTTTATGATGACATTCAGTGCTCTGGATCTAT GTGTTACTGCGTTGACAAACTTGGTGCAGCCACAGAGGGAGAAACTACATTGTGGAAGGCAGAATCACTGAAATGCAACCAGGAACAAG ATGGGCCTACTAAGATTGTGACAACTGATGAAGCTGAGAATGAGGAGGGTGTTGATGAAGTCTCAGATGAGGTTGAGGAAAAGGAAAAGGATGCAGGAGAAGAGAAGTTGGAACAAGTTGAGAAAGATCTCTTAGAAATGTTAAAACAGCAGAAACGTCAGAAGACGAAGAATGAATTACTCAACATGTAG